Proteins encoded in a region of the Diospyros lotus cultivar Yz01 chromosome 9, ASM1463336v1, whole genome shotgun sequence genome:
- the LOC127809133 gene encoding uncharacterized protein LOC127809133, whose translation MGTEASERPRRACFSFAAYAKNVIDHLKACHIPVEKGLTDGDFEAVESTLGFTFPPDLRSILQEGLPVGRSFPNWRSSSWQQLGILVNLPILGLSKEVSRNNFWVGSWGEKPREVEEAMKLANGFLKKAPVLVPIYGHFYIPLVPSLAGNPVFYVTGGDVRVWSFDVAGFFQEVDFGRVLKAPAWAATEARRVAFWTEVAEERGRQRRWGDLGGCLEEARWTLREGGWREEEVREMTMMDGGDGEKGPHVRWNREGVVRHLQVVSEKLLRAGWSTEDVVDSLGLGRRRQQVQGVEPWLDFQPSKDSLRLETL comes from the coding sequence ATGGGAACGGAAGCATCGGAGCGGCCGAGACGAGCCTGCTTCTCATTCGCAGCGTACGCCAAGAACGTCATCGACCACCTCAAGGCCTGCCACATTCCCGTCGAGAAAGGCCTCACCGATGGCGATTTCGAGGCCGTGGAATCCACCTTAGGCTTCACATTCCCGCCGGACCTCCGCTCCATCCTCCAGGAAGGCCTCCCCGTCGGCCGGAGCTTCCCCAATTGGCGATCCTCCTCGTGGCAGCAGCTCGGAATCCTCGTGAATCTCCCAATCTTGGGCTTATCCAAGGAGGTATCGAGAAACAACTTCTGGGTCGGGTCTTGGGGCGAGAAACCGCGAGAAGTGGAAGAAGCAATGAAGCTGGCAAATGGGTTCTTGAAGAAGGCTCCAGTTCTTGTTCCTATATATGGCCATTTTTACATTCCCTTGGTTCCGAGCTTGGCCGGGAATCCCGTGTTCTATGTCACCGGAGGCGACGTTCGGGTGTGGAGCTTCGACGTGGCGGGGTTCTTCCAAGAAGTTGATTTTGGGAGGGTATTGAAGGCGCCGGCATGGGCGGCCACGGAGGCACGGAGGGTGGCGTTCTGGACGGAGGTGGCGGAGGAGCGCGGCCGCCAGCGGAGGTGGGGGGATTTGGGAGGGTGTTTGGAGGAGGCGCGGTGGACGCTGAGGGAGGGAGGGTGGAGAGAGGAGGAGGTGAGGGAGATGACGATGATGGACGGTGGAGATGGCGAGAAAGGTCCACACGTGCGGTGGAACAGGGAAGGGGTGGTGCGGCACCTGCAGGTGGTGTCAGAGAAGCTGCTGCGTGCGGGTTGGAGCACGGAAGACGTGGTGGACTCGCTTGGGCTCGGCCGTCGCCGTCAGCAGGTTCAAGGCGTGGAGCCTTGGTTGGACTTTCAACCCAGCAAGGATTCTCTTCGTCTAGAGACTCTATAA
- the LOC127809134 gene encoding cytochrome c oxidase subunit 6a, mitochondrial — MATAIARSAFRSALRGGRRAPASKRTFASSAGHDDAYETAKWEKITYAGIITCSVLGFINLSKGHHHDEEPPLYPYLHIRNKEFPWGPDGLFERKHH, encoded by the exons ATGGCAACCGCAATCGCGAGATCTGCTTTCCGGAGTGCACTGCGCGGTGGCCGACGGGCGCCGGCTTCGAAGAGAACCTTTGCTTCTTCTGCTGGACACGACGATGCCT ATGAAACGGCAAAGTGGGAGAAGATAACCTATGCTGGCATCATCACGTGCTCTGTTTTGGGATTCATTAACCTCTCAAAGGGCCATCATCATGATGAAGAGCCTCCT TTATACCCATACCTGCACATCCGCAATAAGGAGTTTCCTTGGG GTCCCGATGGCCTTTTTGAGAGGAAGCATCACTGA
- the LOC127809829 gene encoding uncharacterized protein LOC127809829, translated as MFRQSPRSRNQRSRGFKVKHAVQICLLIGVGIWLLYQVQNSNKKKGGSIEGSSKVSEKLSNGDQFLKLGRKGLDPGSGETVIKDQRHKEEEDEEDNEHRHDESKREDGEDKGEGGENGENVVERENETESEAKEKEMDGNDETEKGGNREEKSEQSESEGEDKEIKEEKSRGNDVEENKEGENEEKENKEETRGADHEEKEKEESKEVQTEEKEGQDEKVEDSGTSDQPDDQVSNRTDGTNEGAGSEDRKEGVSSAGAVEDSSNTTASEKGDVERSNGQEQPQDKGDKKEEESNTNQNELRTEQTNPSDTMANEGKGNEKNPVQTADSSNSNTTGTEESDQHRQENNESAASTGETTSSDFTPQQNETGGNAVSEGDNTHTGTEEQSETTNTPSSTTENGAETSISFPDSNGEHAVSSNDVGSVSSDGQNAESDASATRETDSESASTTNESVSTDQHKDSNDNSGAGGAEEKMTNSDKTGNSETSQTEAVNSSSAVPQDGKETTSQATDNAQVDSSHPAGQQEGGNAAKGLETSAEIKAEGNNNNESVAA; from the coding sequence ATGTTCAGGCAGTCCCCGCGTAGTAGGAACCAGAGATCTAGAGGTTTCAAGGTGAAGCATGCCGTGCAGATATGCCTGCTGATTGGAGTTGGCATATGGCTCCTTTACCAAGTTCAGAACTCGAACAAGAAGAAGGGTGGTTCCATTGAAGGCAGCTCAAAAGTCTCTGAGAAGCTGAGTAACGGGGATCAATTTCTGAAATTAGGTAGGAAGGGCCTTGATCCTGGATCAGGGGAAACAGTCATCAAGGACCAGAGGCACAAAGAGGAAGAGGACGAAGAAGACAATGAACATCGCCACGACGAAAGCAAGCGTGAAGATGGTGAGGATAAAGGAGAGGGAGGTGAGAATGGAGAGAACgttgtagagagagaaaatgagaccGAAAGTGAAGCAAAGGAAAAGGAGATGGACGGAAATGATGAGACTGAAAAAGGAGGTAACAGAGAAGAGAAGAGTGAACAAAGTGAAAGTGAAGGTGAAGACAAGGAAATAAAAGAGGAGAAGAGCAGAGGGAATGATGTTGAAGAGAACAAAGAGGGGgagaatgaagaaaaggaaaataaggaagaGACCAGGGGGGCTGACCacgaagagaaagagaaggaagaaagcaaAGAAGTCCAGACTGAAGAAAAGGAGGGGCAAGATGAGAAGGTTGAGGATTCGGGCACATCTGATCAACCTGATGATCAGGTTAGCAATCGAACTGATGGGACGAATGAAGGGGCAGGAAGCGAAGATCGTAAAGAAGGGGTTTCCTCTGCTGGAGCTGTCGAGGATTCGAGCAATACAACTGCAAGTGAGAAAGGAGATGTGGAGCGCTCCAATGGCCAAGAGCAGCCACAAGACAAAGGAGATAAGAAAGAAGAGGAGAGCAATACAAATCAGAATGAATTGAGAACTGAACAGACTAATCCTTCGGATACAATGGCCAATGAGGGGAAGGGGAATGAGAAGAACCCAGTTCAGACAGCGGATAGCTCCAATTCCAATACAACCGGAACAGAAGAATCGGATCAACACCGGCAAGAGAACAATGAATCTGCAGCATCTACCGGAGAAACAACATCATCTGATTTCACTCCACAGCAAAATGAAACAGGAGGAAATGCAGTATCTGAAGGGGATAATACGCATACCGGTACAGAAGAACAATCTGAAACAACGAACACGCCTTCCTCCACAACCGAGAACGGGGCTGAAACTTCAATTTCATTTCCGGATTCAAATGGGGAACATGCAGTTTCTTCCAATGATGTTGGCTCTGTCAGTTCGGATGGGCAGAATGCAGAGTCCGATGCATCTGCAACGCGAGAGACTGATTCTGAATCTGCATCCACAACAAATGAGAGTGTTAGCACAGATCAGCACAAGGATTCGAATGATAATTCCGGAGCAGGAGGAGCTGAAGAAAAGATGACAAACTCGGATAAAACCGGCAACTCAGAGACTAGCCAAACCGAAGCAGTTAATTCATCATCAGCGGTCCCTCAAGACGGGAAAGAGACTACCTCACAGGCGACTGACAATGCTCAAGTTGATTCTTCCCATCCTGCAGGCCAACAAGAAGGGGGAAATGCTGCCAAAGGATTGGAAACATCGGCAGAAATCAAAGCTGAAGGAAACAACAACAATGAGTCAGTTGCAGCGTGA
- the LOC127809935 gene encoding leucine-rich repeat receptor-like serine/threonine-protein kinase BAM1: MRFLLVLFLLLIHRQIHHSSAGEPVAVPEYSALLSLKSAITGDPLLALSGWNDSTSHCTWLGVKCDSDRHVTALDLSGHNLSGILSSDVGHLRYLVNLTVAANRLSGRIPPEISLISGLRYLNLSNNGFNGTFPAELARLQNLQVLDLYNNNMTGDLPGVVSEMSNLKHLHLGGSYFSGTIPKEYGRFRSLEYLAVSGNALVGAIPPEIGNISTLKHLYIGYYNTFSGGLPPEIGNLSQLIRFDGAYCGLSGEIPPEIGKLQNLDTLFLQVNALSGPLTTELGYLNSLKSMDLSNNMFTGEIPSSFAELKNLTLLNLFRNKLHGSIPDFIGDLPVLEVLQLWENNFTGSIPRSLGTNGKLQIVDLSSNKLTGTLPPNLCSGNRLETLIILANFLFGSIPESLGQCQSLSRIRMGENYLNGPIPKGLLSLPNLTQVELQDNLLSGEFPQTDSISPNLGQLSLSNNHLTGSLPASIGRFSGVQKLLLDGNRFSSSIPSEIGQLQQVSKIDLSHNNFSGSIPPEISRCRLSTVIDLSRNQLSGEIPTEITGMRILNYLNLSRNHLVGTIPGSLATMQSLTSVDFSYNNLSGLVPGSGQFSYFNYTSFLGNPDLCGPYLGPCKDGIANSTHQKHAKGSLSSSLKLLLVVGLLVCSIAFAIAAIIKARSLKKASEARAWKLTAFQRLDFSCDDVLDCLKECNIIGKGGAGIVYKGVMPNGDQVAVKRLPVMSRGSPHDHGFKAEIQTLGRIRHRHIVRLLGFCSSHETNLLVYEYMPNGSLGEVLHGKKGGHLHWDIRYKIAVEAAKGLCYLHHDCSPLILHRDVKSNNILLDSNFEAHVADFGLAKFVQDSGTSECMSAIAGSYGYIAPEYAYTLKVDEKSDVYSFGVVLLELVTGRKPVGEFGEGVDIVQWVKKITGGKKEDVLKILDPRLSSVPIHEVMHVFYVAMLCVEEQAVERPTMREVVQMLTELPKPSDPKQGSSTVSDSSPPLTNPSESTMAASKDRQEPHQPPSPHSLPPDLLSI; encoded by the exons ATGCGATTCCTTCTGGTACTCTTCCTCCTCCTGATCCACCGGCAAATCCACCATTCATCGGCCGGGGAACCGGTTGCGGTGCCGGAATACAGCGCGCTGCTCTCTCTGAAAAGTGCCATTACCGGCGACCCGCTGTTGGCGTTATCGGGATGGAACGACTCCACCAGCCATTGCACATGGTTGGGAGTCAAGTGCGACTCCGACCGCCACGTGACGGCGCTCGACCTCTCCGGTCACAACCTCTCCGGGATTCTCTCCTCTGACGTCGGCCACCTGCGCTATCTTGTGAACCTCACCGTAGCCGCTAACCGGCTCTCGGGCCGTATCCCGCCTGAAATCTCGCTCATCTCCGGCCTCCGATACCTCAACCTTTCCAACAACGGCTTCAACGGAACCTTCCCCGCGGAACTTGCCCGCCTCCAGAATCTCCAAGTGCTCGACCTTTATAACAACAACATGACCGGTGACCTGCCTGGCGTCGTCTCTGAAATGTCGAATCTCAAGCACCTCCATCTCGGCGGTAGCTACTTCTCCGGCACTATTCCGAAGGAATACGGCCGCTTCCGCTCCCTTGAGTACCTAGCGGTTTCCGGCAACGCGCTCGTCGGCGCCATTCCTCCTGAGATCGGAAATATATCGACGCTTAAACACCTCTACATCGGCTACTACAACACTTTTTCCGGTGGACTACCTCCGGAGATCGGAAACTTGTCTCAACTCATCCGATTCGACGGCGCGTACTGTGGTCTCTCCGGCGAGATTCCTCCGGAGATCGGGAAGCTTCAGAACTTGGACACTCTGTTTCTGCAAGTGAACGCACTGTCCGGGCCTTTAACAACCGAGCTTGGTTACTTGAACAGCTTAAAATCTATGGACCTGTCGAACAACATGTTCACCGGTGAAATACCTTCCTCGTTTGCCGAGCTCAAGAACTTGACGCTGCTCAATCTGTTTCGTAACAAGCTCCACGGGTCGATTCCAGATTTCATCGGCGATTTGCCGGTGCTAGAGGTGTTGCAACTCTGGGAAAACAATTTCACCGGAAGTATCCCACGAAGTTTAGGGACGAACGGTAAACTTCAGATTGTGGACCTCTCATCGAACAAATTGACTGGAACTCTGCCTCCAAATCTGTGTTCTGGTAATCGCCTTGAAACGTTGATTATTTTGGCCAACTTTTTGTTCGGTTCCATCCCGGAATCGCTAGGCCAGTGCCAATCGCTAAGTCGAATCCGGATGGGGGAGAACTATCTAAATGGCCCGATTCCTAAAGGACTCTTGAGCTTGCCTAACCTCACCCAGGTTGAACTACAGGACAATCTTCTTTCTGGAGAATTTCCCCAAACAGATTCGATATCTCCCAATCTCGGGCAGCTTAGCCTCTCCAACAATCATCTAACTGGTTCTTTACCCGCTAGCATTGGCAGGTTCTCTGGCGTCCAGAAGCTTCTGCTCGACGGTAATCGGTTCTCGAGCAGCATTCCTTCTGAAATCGGGCAGTTACAGCAGGTATCAAAGATCGATTTGAGCCACAACAACTTCTCTGGCTCAATCCCGCCTGAGATCAGCCGCTGCAGGCTCTCTACAGTCATCGATCTCAGTCGGAACCAGCTCTCCGGTGAAATTCCTACCGAAATCACTGGTATGCGGATACTGAATTACCTTAATTTGTCTCGAAATCACTTAGTTGGGACGATTCCTGGGTCGCTAGCTACAATGCAGAGCTTGACTTCTGTTgatttttcatataacaatttatCTGGGTTAGTCCCTGGCTCTGGTCAATTCAGCTACTTCAACTATACTTCTTTCCTCGGCAATCCTGACCTCTGTGGCCCCTATTTGGGACCTTGCAAAGATGGTATTGCTAATAGCACTCACCAAAAACATGCCAAGGGTTCGCTCTCATCTTCATTGAAGCTCCTGCTTGTTGTTGGCCTGCTTGTATGCTCAATTGCTTTTGCAATTGCTGCAATTATAAAGGCACGATCGCTAAAGAAGGCGAGTGAGGCTCGTGCGTGGAAGCTGACTGCTTTCCAGCGCTTGGATTTCTCTTGCGATGATGTCTTGGATTGCTTGAAGGAGTGTAACATTATAGGGAAAGGAGGTGCTGGTATTGTTTACAAGGGGGTGATGCCTAATGGTGATCAGGTTGCAGTGAAAAGGTTACCTGTGATGAGTCGTGGGTCGCCACATGATCATGGGTTCAAGGCAGAGATTCAGACTCTTGGGAGAATTCGACACCGCCATATTGTTAGGCTATTGGGTTTTTGTTCAAGCCATGAAACCAATCTTCTAGTCTATGAGTACATGCCTAATGGGAGCTTAGGTGAAGTGCTTCATGGAAAGAAAGGGGGTCATCTGCACTGGGACATAAGATATAAGATAGCTGTGGAGGCTGCGAAAGGTCTGTGCTATCTTCATCATGATTGTTCGCCATTAATCCTCCATCGAGATGTGAAGTCCAATAACATCCTGCTTGACTCCAATTTTGAGGCGCATGTTGCTGATTTTGGCCTTGCCAAGTTCGTGCAAGATTCAGGCACTTCAGAATGCATGTCTGCTATTGCTGGTTCATATGGATACATTGCACCAG AATATGCCTACACGCTTAAGGTTGATGAGAAGAGTGATGTGTACAGCTTTGGTGTAGTTCTGCTAGAACTAGTAACTGGTAGAAAACCAGTTGGAGAGTTTGGTGAGGGAGTAGACATAGTACAATGGGTCAAGAAGATAACAGGGGGGAAGAAGGAAGATGTACTGAAAATCCTCGACCCAAGACTTTCCTCGGTTCCCATCCACGAGGTGATGCACGTATTTTACGTGGCAATGCTCTGTGTTGAAGAACAGGCAGTCGAACGCCCTACAATGCGCGAAGTTGTTCAGATGCTAACGGAGCTTCCAAAGCCATCCGACCCAAAACAGGGCAGTTCAACAGTTAGCGATTCATCGCCACCACTAACCAATCCTTCAGAGTCTACCATGGCGGCAAGTAAAGATAGGCAAGAACCCCATCAGCCGCCATCGCCCCATTCACTGCCTCCTGATCTTCTTAGCATTTGA